A stretch of the Acyrthosiphon pisum isolate AL4f chromosome A2, pea_aphid_22Mar2018_4r6ur, whole genome shotgun sequence genome encodes the following:
- the LOC100160923 gene encoding zinc finger protein 227 isoform X1: MHTPRYTNQKMIKEERVSMETLQPSMLSIPLSRCDDPVYNKVIKQENIEETDSNCDNTISEIGNTWNTKREVNATDINIKYEKDTIEICEFYGHIKMETSEIEEPFFCAMCNILYYRKSDLRKHILHHKELNKFTKQKNIGEKGHNNDYTILQRGYDDIFQGSRELSIPLIICDDPVYNKVIKQTNIDEQFCDKSFAPGELTMPHTGENPYRSDICKKGFSGSYVLRQHTRTYTKEKLYSCDICGKSFTRSTYLKVHSRIHTGEKPFVCDICGKSFNHISNLNVHRRIHTGEKLFVCDICGKSFTRSTFLKVHRNIHTAEKSNKCKVCDKSFASLQGLRRHAGIHTGEKPFGCDICYYSFSSSSNLKVHKRTHTGEKLFICDICDKSFSISSNLKRHKRTHTGENL, encoded by the exons ATGCACACACCGCGATACAC TAATCAAAAAATGATAAAAGAGGAGAGAGTCAGTATGGAAACATTACAACCATCAATGTTGTCGATTCCACTTAGTAGATGTGACGATCCtgtatataataaagttattaaacaaGAAAACATTGAGGAAACAGACTCTAATTGTGATAATACCATATCAGAAATAGG aaataCATGGAATACTAAAAGGGAAGTAAACGCAACTgacatcaatattaaatatgaaaaagatACTATTGAGATATGTGAATTTTATGGACATATAAAGATGGAAACCAGTGAAATAGAAGAGCCATTCTTTTGTgcaatgtgtaatatattatattacagaaaaTCCGATTTGAGAAAACACATACTACATCacaaagaattaaataaatttactaaacaaaaaaatattggggAAAAAGGCCATAATAATGACTATACCATATTACAAAGAGG gtatgaTGATATATTCCAGGGGTCAAGGGAGTTGTCGATTCCACTTATTATATGTGATGACCCtgtatataataaagttattaaacaaacaaatattgaCGAACAATTTTGTGATAAGAGCTTTGCTCCTGGAGAACTTACAATGCCACATACTGGAGAAAACCCATATCGTTCTGACATCTGTAAAAAAGGGTTTTCTGGATCATATGTGTTAAGACAACATACAAGGACATATACTAAAGAAAAACTGTATAGTTGTGATATTTGCGGTAAAAGCTTTACACGATCAACATATTTAAAAGTGCACAGTAGGATCCatactggagaaaaaccgttcGTTTGTGATATTTGCGGTAAAAGCTTTAAtcatatatcaaatttaaatgtgcACAGACGGATACATACTGGAGAAAAACTGTTTGTTTGTGATATTTGCGGTAAAAGCTTTACAcgatcaacatttttaaaagtgcaCAGAAATATACATACTGCTGAAAAGTCAAATAAATGTAAAGTCTGTGATAAAAGCTTTGCTTCTTTACAAGGTTTAAGACGACATGCCGGGATACATACTGGAGAAAAACCATTTGGTTGTGATATTTGCTATTATAGCTTTTCAAgttcatcaaatttaaaagtgcaCAAAAGGACACATACAGGAGAAAAACTGTTTATTTGTGATATTTGCGATAAAAGCTTTTCaatttcatcaaatttaaaaaggcACAAAAGGACACATACTGGTGAAAATCTATAG